From the Flavobacterium galactosidilyticum genome, one window contains:
- a CDS encoding head GIN domain-containing protein has product MRNSSQLLIICAVLLTSVMQAQWRSNQKVKGNGNVISEKRSTTNYDKIAITGFFDVELVSGKEGNITIKGEENLLPHIKIEVVNQELKITTDKNKYISTSNGKNIVITIPFESINQVSLTGSGNISTKNTITSDSFAAKLTGSGDLKLNVEAKNIEINLNGSGDIVLIGKTDNITSTLNGSGDIKASAMKSTNAKVTVSGSGDTSVFCSESIYARVSGSGDIKYSGNPEKKDTKVNGSGDISKS; this is encoded by the coding sequence ATGAGAAATTCAAGTCAATTACTTATTATCTGCGCCGTATTACTAACTTCCGTGATGCAGGCACAATGGAGAAGCAACCAGAAAGTTAAAGGAAATGGAAATGTAATTTCTGAAAAAAGATCAACCACTAACTATGATAAAATAGCTATTACAGGTTTTTTTGATGTGGAGTTAGTTTCTGGGAAAGAAGGTAACATTACTATAAAAGGAGAAGAGAATCTATTGCCACACATTAAAATTGAAGTGGTAAATCAAGAACTAAAAATAACCACAGATAAAAATAAATACATCAGTACTAGTAATGGAAAAAACATTGTCATAACCATTCCTTTCGAAAGTATCAATCAAGTTTCCCTGACAGGTTCTGGTAATATTTCAACTAAAAATACTATTACTTCGGATTCTTTTGCTGCAAAGCTAACCGGTTCAGGAGATTTAAAATTAAATGTAGAGGCTAAGAATATTGAAATCAATCTGAATGGTTCAGGAGACATAGTTCTAATAGGTAAAACCGACAACATTACGAGTACTTTAAATGGCTCTGGAGATATAAAAGCTAGCGCAATGAAATCTACAAATGCAAAGGTTACCGTTTCTGGTTCTGGAGATACTTCCGTTTTTTGCTCCGAAAGTATTTATGCGCGAGTTTCAGGTTCAGGCGATATAAAGTACAGCGGTAATCCAGAGAAAAAAGACACAAAGGTTAATGGATCTGGGGATATATCTAAGTCATAG
- a CDS encoding MFS transporter, with product MADLPKGSKKLLNAWAFYDWANSVYTLTIASAIFPIFYEALFSERSHYITVFGFSLKNSALISFVTATAFLVVAFMSPLLSGIADYVGNKKAFMKFFCYVGSLSCMGLYWFDLDNIYVGLAFYFFGLIGYWGSLVFYNSYLPDIAFVEQQDKISAKGYSMGYIGSVILLIINLAMIMKPKLFGIAGTDGEAAMKAMRYSFVMVGVWWIVFSQYSYYYLPKGNKNAECKVMHHLVFNGFKELKKVWVLLKVNVPLKRYLGSFFISSMAVQTAMLVATYFGAQEIAWSSKEESTIGLIICILLIQIVAILGAILTSRASEKFGNIRTLIAINCFWVLLCVGAYFITKPIEFYVMATLVGLVMGGIQALSRSTYSKLLPETEDTASFFSFYDVAEKIGIVIGMMVYGIIDQITGSPRLGIASLALFFVIAVILLNRVPKKGVLNP from the coding sequence ATGGCAGATTTACCTAAGGGAAGTAAAAAATTATTAAACGCTTGGGCTTTCTATGACTGGGCAAATTCCGTTTATACGCTTACAATTGCATCAGCAATATTCCCAATTTTTTATGAAGCCTTATTCTCAGAAAGAAGTCATTATATCACCGTTTTTGGGTTTAGTTTAAAAAATTCTGCTTTGATAAGTTTTGTAACTGCTACTGCTTTTTTAGTAGTTGCTTTTATGTCTCCGTTATTATCAGGGATTGCTGATTATGTCGGAAATAAAAAAGCGTTTATGAAATTCTTTTGCTATGTAGGATCCTTATCCTGTATGGGATTATATTGGTTTGATCTTGACAACATATACGTAGGATTAGCATTTTACTTTTTTGGATTGATTGGGTATTGGGGAAGTTTAGTTTTTTATAATTCCTATTTACCTGATATCGCTTTTGTAGAGCAGCAAGATAAAATTAGCGCCAAAGGATATTCAATGGGATATATTGGTAGTGTGATTTTGTTAATTATCAATTTGGCAATGATCATGAAACCAAAACTTTTTGGAATCGCTGGTACAGATGGCGAGGCTGCAATGAAGGCAATGCGCTACTCATTTGTTATGGTTGGGGTTTGGTGGATTGTATTCAGTCAATATTCGTATTATTATTTACCCAAAGGCAATAAAAATGCAGAATGCAAAGTTATGCATCATCTTGTATTTAATGGATTTAAAGAATTAAAGAAAGTTTGGGTTTTATTAAAAGTAAACGTTCCGTTGAAACGCTATTTAGGAAGTTTTTTTATTTCAAGCATGGCGGTACAAACAGCTATGTTAGTCGCCACTTATTTTGGAGCTCAAGAAATAGCATGGTCTTCAAAAGAAGAAAGTACAATTGGATTAATAATTTGTATTTTATTGATTCAAATAGTGGCGATTTTAGGCGCAATTTTGACTTCTAGAGCGTCTGAGAAATTTGGTAATATACGAACTTTAATCGCGATTAATTGTTTTTGGGTGCTGCTTTGTGTGGGTGCTTATTTCATTACAAAACCAATTGAGTTTTACGTAATGGCAACTTTGGTCGGACTTGTGATGGGAGGAATACAAGCATTGTCTCGCTCTACTTATTCAAAATTACTACCGGAGACAGAAGATACAGCTTCCTTTTTTAGCTTTTATGATGTAGCGGAGAAAATAGGAATAGTTATAGGAATGATGGTTTACGGAATAATTGATCAAATTACTGGAAGTCCTAGACTAGGAATTGCTTCCTTAGCATTATTTTTTGTTATCGCAGTTATTCTGTTGAATAGAGTTCCAAAGAAAGGTGTTTTAAATCCTTAA
- a CDS encoding M48 family metallopeptidase, protein MKKQILLGICALSMVYSCATNPLTGKKTLNFVSNSELFPSAFQQYGTFLKENKVISGTADARKVEAVGSRIKSAAEKYLTYLGQAQYLQDYRWEYKLIDSKEVNAWCMPGGKIVVYSGILPITKNDAGLATVMGHEVSHALANHGAQRMSASQLQQLGAVGVAVATGGQSSEKQQMWQQYYGLGSQVGVMLPFSRNHETEADKIGLTLMAIAGYNPDESITFWSRMAEKSSGQAPPEFMSTHPSDATRIANLKALIPEAKALAAKVGVLK, encoded by the coding sequence ATGAAAAAACAGATATTATTAGGAATTTGTGCGTTATCAATGGTTTATTCCTGTGCGACGAATCCTCTAACTGGAAAGAAGACTCTAAATTTTGTTTCCAACAGTGAATTATTTCCCTCTGCTTTTCAACAATATGGAACTTTCTTGAAGGAAAATAAAGTAATTTCGGGAACTGCTGACGCAAGAAAAGTTGAAGCTGTGGGTTCGAGAATCAAATCTGCTGCGGAAAAGTATTTAACTTATTTAGGACAAGCACAATACTTACAAGACTATCGTTGGGAATACAAACTAATTGATAGCAAAGAAGTTAATGCTTGGTGTATGCCAGGAGGAAAAATCGTTGTTTATTCAGGGATTTTACCAATTACAAAAAATGACGCTGGATTAGCGACTGTGATGGGGCATGAAGTTTCTCACGCATTAGCAAATCATGGCGCGCAACGTATGAGTGCTTCTCAATTACAACAATTAGGAGCTGTTGGAGTTGCTGTAGCGACTGGTGGACAATCATCCGAAAAGCAACAAATGTGGCAACAGTATTATGGTTTAGGATCTCAAGTAGGAGTAATGTTACCATTTAGTAGAAATCACGAAACTGAAGCAGACAAAATAGGTCTTACGTTGATGGCTATTGCAGGCTATAATCCAGATGAATCTATTACATTCTGGTCAAGAATGGCTGAAAAATCGTCAGGTCAAGCGCCACCAGAATTTATGAGCACGCATCCATCCGATGCTACAAGAATTGCAAATTTAAAAGCATTAATACCAGAAGCAAAAGCATTAGCTGCTAAGGTTGGTGTTTTAAAATAA
- a CDS encoding glycoside hydrolase family 31 protein: MITNTELEYKGDLYPTKIISFEQDEVDSISFYTDNSVILRVTVLRDSLIRFRFTTKGYFSKDFSYAIDKSHSHGYNLLEVIEENDYYQIRTNKVRCKIQKSDMRLSIYDLEDKVILEDELGFHWEESYEFGGNIVKMSKSSKEGECFYGLGDKATQLNLKGKRIENFATDQYAFQKDQEPLYKVVPFYIGLHNKQSYGIFFDNTFRTYFDFCHERRNVTSFWAEGGEMNYYFIYGPQMQDVVTTYTDLTGKPELPPLWALGYHQCKWSYYPESNLKEVAAKFRELKIPCDALYLDIDYMDGFRCFTWNKEYFPDPKRMVAELAEDGFKTVVIIDPGIKIDKEYSVYKEALEKDYFCKRADGPYMKGKVWPGECNFPDYTNPAVREWWAGLFKELISEIGVKGVWNDMNEPAVMEVPNKTFPMDVRHDYDGNPCSHRKAHNIYGTQMARATYHGVKRFAYPKRPFVITRSAYSGAQRYSSSWTGDNVATWEHLWIANIQVQRMSISGMGFTGSDIGGFAEQPSGELYARWIQLGVFHPFCRTHSSGDHGDQEPWAFDEEVIDITRKFVNLRYQLLPYLYTMFWQYIEEGLPMLKPLVYFDQEDIQTHYRNDEFVFGNQILVCPILEPNALGRRMYIPRGNWFNYWTKEAVNGGKEIWVDTKFDEIPIFVKAGAVIPKYPVQQYVGELEFDELALDIYFKEGKEKSVVYEDAQDGYDYKKGRYSLLSFKTNGKENELNIQLHKEGKYDTHYSKYILNLIGLPFKIKTIQIDNVEVAVDMDDLERTNSITIDKEFSTLQIIGE, encoded by the coding sequence ATGATTACAAATACCGAATTAGAATATAAAGGAGATTTATATCCAACAAAAATAATTTCTTTTGAGCAAGACGAAGTAGATTCAATAAGTTTTTATACTGATAATAGTGTTATTTTAAGAGTAACAGTTTTAAGAGATAGCTTAATACGCTTTAGATTTACTACCAAAGGGTATTTTAGCAAAGATTTTTCATATGCTATTGATAAGAGCCACTCTCATGGTTACAACCTTTTGGAAGTTATAGAAGAGAATGATTATTATCAAATTCGTACTAATAAAGTAAGATGTAAAATCCAAAAATCAGACATGAGATTGTCTATTTATGATTTGGAAGATAAGGTTATTTTAGAAGATGAACTAGGTTTTCATTGGGAAGAAAGTTACGAATTTGGTGGGAATATCGTAAAGATGAGTAAATCTTCAAAAGAGGGAGAGTGCTTTTACGGGCTTGGTGACAAAGCCACTCAATTAAATTTGAAAGGGAAAAGAATAGAGAATTTTGCGACAGATCAATATGCTTTTCAAAAAGACCAAGAACCTTTATATAAGGTAGTTCCGTTTTACATTGGTTTGCATAACAAACAATCCTACGGAATTTTCTTTGACAATACTTTTAGAACGTATTTTGATTTTTGTCATGAAAGAAGAAATGTAACCAGTTTTTGGGCTGAAGGTGGTGAAATGAATTATTACTTCATTTACGGTCCACAAATGCAAGACGTAGTTACCACTTATACCGATTTGACTGGTAAACCAGAATTACCACCGCTTTGGGCACTGGGATATCATCAGTGTAAATGGAGTTATTATCCAGAAAGTAATCTAAAAGAAGTTGCGGCAAAATTTAGAGAGTTAAAAATTCCCTGTGATGCACTTTATTTAGACATTGATTATATGGATGGATTTCGTTGCTTTACTTGGAACAAAGAATATTTTCCAGATCCAAAAAGAATGGTCGCTGAACTGGCGGAAGATGGTTTCAAAACAGTTGTTATCATTGATCCAGGAATAAAAATTGATAAAGAATATTCTGTTTATAAAGAAGCTTTAGAAAAAGATTATTTCTGTAAAAGAGCCGATGGACCATATATGAAAGGAAAAGTGTGGCCTGGAGAGTGCAATTTCCCAGACTATACTAATCCAGCAGTTCGTGAATGGTGGGCTGGACTATTCAAAGAATTAATTTCAGAGATAGGAGTAAAAGGAGTGTGGAATGATATGAACGAACCTGCTGTGATGGAGGTTCCTAATAAAACTTTCCCTATGGATGTGCGTCATGATTATGATGGAAATCCTTGTAGCCATAGAAAAGCACATAATATATATGGAACACAAATGGCAAGAGCTACTTATCATGGTGTGAAACGTTTTGCTTATCCAAAAAGACCTTTTGTTATCACAAGATCAGCTTATTCTGGAGCACAGCGTTATTCTTCTTCATGGACAGGCGATAATGTAGCTACTTGGGAACATTTATGGATTGCAAATATCCAGGTGCAACGTATGTCTATTTCAGGAATGGGATTCACTGGTTCTGATATTGGCGGATTTGCGGAGCAACCTTCGGGAGAATTATATGCTCGTTGGATTCAACTAGGTGTTTTTCATCCTTTTTGCAGAACGCACTCATCAGGAGATCACGGAGATCAAGAACCGTGGGCATTTGATGAAGAAGTTATAGATATCACTAGAAAATTTGTAAACTTAAGATACCAATTATTACCTTATTTATACACTATGTTTTGGCAGTATATTGAAGAAGGTTTGCCAATGTTGAAACCATTAGTATATTTTGACCAAGAGGATATTCAAACACATTACAGAAATGATGAGTTTGTCTTTGGAAACCAAATTTTAGTTTGCCCAATTTTAGAACCAAATGCTTTGGGTAGAAGAATGTATATTCCTAGAGGAAACTGGTTTAATTATTGGACAAAAGAAGCTGTTAATGGCGGAAAGGAAATTTGGGTAGATACTAAATTTGATGAAATTCCAATTTTTGTTAAAGCGGGAGCAGTAATTCCAAAATATCCAGTTCAACAATATGTTGGTGAGCTAGAATTTGACGAATTAGCATTAGACATATATTTTAAAGAGGGAAAAGAAAAGTCAGTAGTGTACGAAGATGCTCAGGACGGTTACGATTATAAAAAAGGACGTTATAGTTTATTATCATTTAAAACAAATGGTAAAGAAAACGAACTTAATATCCAATTGCATAAAGAAGGTAAGTATGACACGCATTATTCTAAATATATATTAAATTTGATTGGCTTGCCTTTTAAAATTAAAACGATCCAGATTGATAATGTAGAAGTGGCCGTGGATATGGATGATTTAGAGAGAACTAATTCAATAACCATAGATAAGGAATTTTCAACTTTACAAATTATAGGAGAATAA
- the glgB gene encoding 1,4-alpha-glucan branching protein GlgB: protein MNKVITHSLLTDFDIDLFKSGKHFRLYEKLGAHLISVDGVEGVYFAVWAPSAHSVSVIGDFNFWNDKEHQLNVRWDSSGIWEGFIPNVEKGTTYKYKIHSNNNGISTEKADPFAFYCEKPPCTASVVWDLYYKWKDEKWMETRQNNNGLDKPYSVYEVHLGSWKRHSTEDRFLTYIEFADDLVNYVKETGFTHIEFMPIMEYPYDPSWGYQLVGYFAPTSRFGNPQEFMFLVDKLHEAGIGVILDWVPSHFPDDAHGLGFFDGSNLFEHPDRRKGYHPDWKSLVFNYGRNEVRSFLISNALFWLQYYHADALRVDAVASMLYLDYSRNDGEWEPNIYGGRENLDTISFLKEFNEAVYSNYEGVQTIAEESTSFPMVSRPTSIGGLGFGMKWMMGWMHDTLEYFQKETVYRKYHQNDLTFSMTYTFSENFMLPLSHDEVVYGKKSIAGRMPGDEWQKFANLRLLYGYMFMHPGTKLLFMGSEFGQSREWNFEGSLDWDLLQYPFHLGVKKLITDLNHLYKTEPALYEKQFSQEGFEWINYSDHQNAVMSFIRKGKELKEEIIIVCNFTQVVRENYRIGLPRKGKLIEIFNSDATIYGGSGVSNAKKVTIAAMPYDGRDYSAELLLAPLSVLVFKIS, encoded by the coding sequence ATGAATAAAGTTATCACGCATTCTCTTTTAACTGATTTTGATATTGATTTATTCAAATCTGGAAAACATTTCCGACTTTACGAAAAACTAGGAGCGCACCTGATATCAGTTGACGGAGTCGAAGGCGTCTATTTTGCTGTTTGGGCTCCTTCGGCGCATTCGGTCTCTGTTATAGGTGATTTTAATTTCTGGAATGATAAGGAACATCAGTTAAATGTTCGTTGGGATTCCTCGGGAATTTGGGAAGGTTTTATTCCAAATGTAGAAAAAGGAACCACCTATAAGTATAAAATACACTCGAATAATAACGGAATTAGTACAGAAAAGGCTGATCCTTTTGCTTTTTACTGTGAAAAACCACCTTGTACGGCTTCTGTCGTTTGGGATTTATATTATAAATGGAAAGATGAGAAATGGATGGAAACGCGTCAGAATAATAATGGTTTAGACAAGCCTTATTCTGTTTACGAAGTACATTTAGGTTCTTGGAAACGTCATTCTACTGAAGATCGATTTTTGACTTACATCGAATTTGCGGATGATTTAGTAAATTATGTTAAAGAAACAGGCTTTACACATATCGAATTTATGCCAATAATGGAGTATCCTTATGATCCGTCATGGGGATATCAACTAGTTGGATATTTTGCACCAACCTCTCGTTTCGGCAATCCGCAAGAATTTATGTTTTTGGTTGATAAGTTACATGAGGCTGGAATAGGAGTAATTCTGGATTGGGTTCCTTCTCACTTTCCTGATGATGCACATGGATTAGGATTTTTTGATGGATCAAATCTTTTTGAACATCCAGATCGTAGAAAAGGATATCATCCTGACTGGAAAAGTCTCGTTTTTAATTATGGAAGAAATGAAGTTCGGTCCTTCTTGATTAGCAATGCATTATTCTGGTTGCAATATTACCATGCTGACGCGCTTCGAGTAGATGCTGTTGCCTCTATGTTGTATTTAGATTATTCTAGAAACGATGGAGAGTGGGAGCCGAATATTTACGGTGGAAGAGAAAACCTGGATACAATAAGTTTCTTGAAAGAATTTAACGAAGCCGTATATTCAAATTATGAAGGTGTTCAAACTATTGCTGAAGAGAGTACTTCTTTTCCAATGGTTTCAAGACCAACATCAATAGGTGGTTTAGGATTCGGAATGAAATGGATGATGGGTTGGATGCACGATACATTAGAATATTTTCAAAAAGAGACCGTTTACAGGAAATACCATCAAAATGATTTAACTTTCTCGATGACTTATACTTTTTCTGAAAATTTCATGTTGCCGCTTTCACATGATGAAGTAGTGTACGGCAAAAAATCTATTGCAGGGAGAATGCCAGGCGACGAATGGCAGAAATTTGCTAATTTGAGATTGCTTTACGGTTACATGTTTATGCATCCTGGAACAAAATTATTGTTTATGGGAAGCGAATTTGGACAAAGTAGAGAATGGAATTTTGAAGGAAGCTTGGATTGGGATTTATTACAATACCCATTTCATTTAGGCGTTAAAAAATTGATTACAGACTTGAATCATTTGTACAAAACGGAACCTGCTTTGTATGAAAAACAATTTAGTCAAGAAGGGTTTGAATGGATTAATTATTCAGATCATCAGAATGCAGTGATGTCTTTTATTAGAAAAGGTAAAGAACTAAAAGAAGAGATAATCATAGTTTGCAATTTTACGCAAGTTGTGAGGGAAAACTATCGAATAGGTCTACCAAGAAAAGGAAAATTGATAGAAATTTTTAATAGCGATGCAACCATTTATGGTGGTAGCGGAGTATCTAACGCTAAGAAAGTTACAATTGCAGCAATGCCATATGACGGTCGTGATTATTCAGCTGAATTACTTTTAGCTCCGCTTAGCGTGTTAGTTTTTAAAATTAGTTAG
- a CDS encoding glucose-1-phosphate adenylyltransferase: MKVKKKNVIAIILGGGQGSRLYPLTETRSKPAVPIGGKYRLVDIPISNCMNSDIYRMFVLTQFNSASLNAHIKNTYNFSIFSHAFVDILAAEQTPDNPTWFQGTADAVRQCMPHFLNHDFDYALILSGDQLYQMDFNEMLEAHINNEADISIATLPVNAKDAPEFGILKTNSESYIESFIEKPAKELLPDWESEVSDQMKSEGKHYLASMGIYIFNRKLLIDIMSNKETKDFGKEIIPQAVSNNKILSFQYEGYWTDIGNIDSFFEANIGLTEDLPKFNLFDDNNKIYTRPRLLPPSKFQNILVDKSLISEGCILNGKEIKHSVIGIRSRIGDGTIIQNSYVMGNDYYQNIETMNEDRESGKILVGIGERCFINNALIDKNCRIGNDVYINGGSHLGDFSNELYAIKEGIVVIKKGAVIPDNYIIK; the protein is encoded by the coding sequence ATGAAAGTTAAAAAGAAAAATGTTATTGCGATAATTTTAGGTGGAGGACAAGGTTCAAGGCTATATCCATTAACAGAAACGAGATCTAAACCAGCTGTGCCAATAGGAGGGAAATACAGATTGGTTGATATTCCAATTTCAAATTGTATGAATTCAGATATTTATAGAATGTTTGTACTAACACAATTTAATTCAGCTTCTTTAAATGCGCACATCAAAAACACTTATAACTTTAGTATTTTTAGTCACGCTTTTGTAGATATTCTTGCAGCAGAACAAACTCCTGATAACCCAACTTGGTTTCAAGGTACTGCTGATGCTGTAAGACAGTGTATGCCCCATTTTTTGAATCATGATTTTGATTACGCATTAATTCTTTCCGGTGATCAGTTGTATCAAATGGATTTTAATGAAATGCTTGAGGCACACATAAATAACGAAGCTGATATTTCTATTGCGACTTTACCTGTAAATGCAAAAGATGCACCTGAATTTGGAATCCTAAAAACAAATTCAGAAAGTTATATTGAATCTTTTATTGAAAAACCAGCTAAAGAATTATTGCCCGATTGGGAATCGGAGGTGAGTGATCAAATGAAAAGTGAAGGGAAGCATTATTTAGCTTCTATGGGAATTTATATTTTCAATAGGAAATTGTTGATTGATATAATGTCAAATAAAGAAACAAAAGATTTTGGTAAAGAAATTATACCGCAAGCTGTAAGTAACAATAAGATATTAAGCTTTCAATACGAGGGTTATTGGACAGATATTGGTAATATTGATTCTTTTTTTGAAGCTAATATTGGACTTACTGAAGACTTGCCAAAGTTTAATTTATTTGATGATAATAATAAAATTTACACAAGGCCAAGGTTGCTTCCTCCTTCTAAATTTCAAAATATACTTGTTGACAAATCTTTAATTTCTGAAGGTTGTATTTTGAATGGAAAAGAAATTAAACATTCTGTAATTGGCATCAGATCTCGAATTGGTGACGGCACTATAATTCAGAATTCCTATGTGATGGGTAACGATTACTATCAGAACATCGAAACTATGAATGAAGATAGAGAAAGTGGAAAAATCTTAGTAGGAATTGGTGAAAGATGCTTTATAAACAATGCACTTATCGATAAAAATTGTAGAATTGGTAACGATGTATATATCAATGGAGGTTCGCATTTAGGAGATTTTTCAAATGAATTATATGCTATAAAAGAAGGAATCGTTGTCATTAAAAAAGGAGCAGTTATACCAGATAATTACATTATAAAGTAA
- a CDS encoding glycogen synthase, with the protein MEIFHISAECYPIAKVGGLADVVGALPKYQSNAGHRVRVVVPCYDTKFRKENEFECVHWGHVKLGNFNFPFNVLKETTDRLGFELYQIEIPELFDRKDVYGHQDDIERFLSFQIATLDWIIGRNEMPDVINCHDHHTGLIPFMMLYCHKYNRLQYTPSMITIHNGLYQGQFSFDKLYYVPEFDLSHVNVLEWGNCINSLAVAIKCAWAVTTVSPNYLNEINFSANGLEALFNMVRYKSKGILNGIDIEVWDPATDTALEKNYSIKNYEVGKQENKEKLCKLFNLDPTKPLFSFIGRLLEEKGGDLLPHASAVALSENYQKLNILILGSGNSMIESQLSSLLQDYKGNYNAFIGYNEELAHLIYAGADFLLMPSRVEPCGLNQMYSMRYGTIPIVRRTGGLKDTVIDFGDGGNGICHDQATVGDVCYSIQRAIKLYDDKKQLNKIRKMGMNTDHSWERVCQEYIEMYKQIIDKR; encoded by the coding sequence ATGGAAATATTTCATATCAGTGCAGAATGTTATCCAATAGCGAAAGTAGGAGGTTTAGCTGATGTCGTAGGAGCATTACCAAAATATCAAAGTAATGCTGGACATCGCGTAAGAGTTGTTGTTCCTTGCTACGATACTAAGTTCCGAAAAGAAAATGAATTTGAATGTGTACATTGGGGACATGTTAAGTTAGGTAATTTCAATTTTCCTTTCAATGTCTTAAAAGAAACAACAGATAGGTTAGGATTTGAATTGTACCAAATCGAAATTCCCGAGTTGTTTGATAGGAAAGACGTATATGGTCATCAAGATGATATTGAGCGTTTTTTATCTTTCCAAATCGCCACTTTAGATTGGATAATAGGTAGAAACGAGATGCCGGATGTAATTAATTGCCATGATCATCACACTGGATTAATTCCCTTTATGATGTTGTATTGTCATAAATACAATAGGCTACAATATACTCCGTCCATGATTACGATTCACAATGGCTTGTATCAAGGACAATTTAGTTTTGATAAGTTGTATTATGTACCTGAATTTGATTTGTCACACGTCAATGTCTTGGAGTGGGGTAATTGTATCAATTCGTTAGCTGTTGCTATCAAATGTGCATGGGCTGTAACAACTGTTTCACCCAATTACTTGAATGAAATTAATTTTTCAGCCAATGGTTTAGAAGCATTATTTAATATGGTTCGTTATAAATCAAAAGGTATTTTGAACGGTATCGATATTGAAGTTTGGGATCCAGCAACTGATACTGCTCTTGAAAAAAACTACTCCATAAAAAATTATGAAGTTGGAAAACAAGAAAATAAAGAGAAATTATGTAAACTTTTTAATTTAGATCCAACAAAACCATTATTTAGTTTTATTGGTCGATTGTTAGAAGAAAAAGGAGGAGATTTATTGCCGCATGCTTCAGCAGTTGCTTTGTCTGAGAATTATCAAAAATTGAACATTTTAATTTTAGGCTCCGGAAACAGCATGATCGAAAGCCAATTAAGCAGTTTGTTGCAAGATTATAAAGGCAATTACAATGCTTTTATTGGGTACAACGAAGAACTAGCTCACTTGATTTATGCTGGTGCTGATTTCCTACTGATGCCTTCAAGAGTAGAGCCATGTGGTTTAAACCAAATGTATTCAATGCGATATGGTACTATTCCAATTGTAAGAAGAACTGGAGGTTTGAAAGATACCGTAATTGATTTTGGAGACGGGGGAAATGGTATCTGTCACGATCAAGCAACAGTGGGTGATGTTTGTTATTCAATCCAAAGAGCGATTAAATTATATGACGATAAAAAGCAACTAAACAAAATTAGAAAAATGGGCATGAACACAGACCATTCATGGGAACGTGTATGTCAGGAATACATAGAGATGTACAAACAAATAATTGACAAAAGATGA